One genomic region from Bacillus rossius redtenbacheri isolate Brsri chromosome 6, Brsri_v3, whole genome shotgun sequence encodes:
- the LOC134533134 gene encoding uncharacterized protein LOC134533134 — protein MARRKGEPRSSSTGSPLQSRSSRSTRSGDDNRQPRNAPALREIKRLQNTTNLLIPRKSFQDVVRSIVLRIVCQHHFTGTIRWSVTAMEALQEAAEAYLVNFFEDALLCTLHARRVTLMVKDFELTRRMRGPNDVANR, from the exons ATGGCTCGCAGGAAAGGAGAACcaag GAGCAGTTCCACAGGGTCACCATTACAAAGCAGATCGTCTAGATCAACA AGGTCGGGCGACGACAACAGGCAGCCGAGGAATGCGCCTGCCCTCAGGGAGATCAAGCGCTTGCAGAATACCACGAACCTGCTGATCCCCCGGAAGTCGTTCCAGGATGTGGTGCGGAGCATTGTGCTGAGGATTGTGTGCCAGCACCACTTCACAGGCACAATCAG GTGGTCCGTGACCGCGATGGAGGCGTTGCAGGAGGCCGCGGAGGCGTACCTGGTGAACTTCTTCGAGGACGCCTTGCTGTGCACGTTGCACGCTCGTCGCGTCACTCTCATGGTGAAAGACTTCGAGCTGACGCGCCGGATGCGCGGTCCCAACGACGTTGCCAACCGCTAA